The Halobellus sp. MBLA0158 genome has a window encoding:
- a CDS encoding 50S ribosomal protein L22, with product MGINYSVEADPETTAKGMLRERPISLKHSKAIAREIKGMTVEDAEDYLEDVVDEKQSVPFRQHNSGVGHRSDIDGWDAGRYPEKASKAFLELLHNVASNADEQGFDGRSMVIKHVAPHKVGERQGRKPRAFGSADPWNTVECDVELIIEEPEEVEA from the coding sequence ATGGGTATCAACTACAGCGTCGAGGCCGACCCGGAGACCACCGCCAAGGGGATGCTCCGCGAGCGGCCCATCAGCCTGAAGCACAGCAAGGCCATCGCCCGCGAGATCAAGGGGATGACCGTCGAAGACGCCGAGGACTACCTCGAAGACGTCGTCGACGAGAAGCAGTCGGTCCCGTTCCGCCAGCACAACTCCGGCGTCGGACACCGCTCCGACATCGACGGCTGGGACGCGGGCCGCTACCCCGAGAAGGCCTCGAAGGCGTTCCTCGAACTCCTGCACAACGTCGCGTCGAACGCGGACGAGCAGGGGTTCGACGGCCGTTCGATGGTCATCAAGCACGTCGCGCCCCACAAGGTCGGCGAGCGCCAGGGCCGCAAGCCCCGAGCGTTCGGTAGCGCCGACCCCTGGAACACGGTCGAGTGCGACGTCGAACTCATCATCGAGGAACCCGAGGAGGTCGAAGCCTAA
- a CDS encoding 30S ribosomal protein S3, protein MADEHQFIEDGLQRSQIDEFFAEELGRAGYGGMDVAKTPMGTQIVLKAEKPGMVIGKGGKNIRKVTRELEERFDLDDPQIDVQEVDEPDLNARIVADRLANALERGWYFRKAGHTTIDRIMESGALGAEIVLSGKVTGARSRVEKFNRGYIKHNGEPAQEIVDEGQGVAVMKLGTIGVTVKIIPPGAELPDDFEIHEDVDVEPVEQVAESEGVEALLEEEPEEVPDVGEADEDVEIPDEEPEEVIDEEVVEEVIDETESEEDEDVEVPTESDVEEELDELDEDVEAEAEELLDEMEEADEADADEEAEE, encoded by the coding sequence ATGGCGGACGAACACCAGTTCATCGAGGACGGACTGCAGCGCTCGCAGATCGACGAGTTCTTCGCCGAAGAGCTCGGCCGCGCCGGCTACGGCGGGATGGACGTCGCGAAGACCCCGATGGGGACCCAGATCGTCCTGAAGGCCGAAAAGCCCGGGATGGTCATCGGCAAGGGCGGCAAGAACATCCGCAAGGTCACTCGCGAACTCGAAGAGCGGTTCGACCTCGACGACCCCCAGATCGACGTCCAGGAGGTCGACGAACCGGACCTGAACGCCCGCATCGTCGCGGACCGCCTCGCCAACGCCTTAGAGCGCGGCTGGTACTTCCGCAAGGCGGGCCACACGACGATCGACCGCATTATGGAATCCGGCGCCCTCGGCGCCGAGATCGTCCTGAGCGGCAAGGTCACGGGCGCCCGCTCGCGCGTGGAGAAGTTCAACCGCGGCTACATCAAGCACAACGGCGAGCCCGCCCAGGAGATCGTCGACGAGGGCCAGGGCGTCGCCGTGATGAAGCTCGGCACGATCGGCGTGACCGTGAAGATCATCCCGCCGGGCGCAGAGCTGCCCGACGACTTCGAGATCCACGAGGACGTCGACGTCGAGCCCGTCGAGCAGGTCGCCGAGAGCGAAGGCGTCGAGGCGCTCCTCGAAGAGGAACCCGAGGAGGTCCCCGACGTCGGCGAGGCCGACGAGGACGTCGAGATCCCCGACGAGGAGCCCGAAGAGGTCATCGACGAGGAAGTCGTCGAGGAGGTCATCGACGAGACCGAGTCCGAAGAAGACGAGGACGTCGAGGTCCCGACCGAATCGGACGTCGAGGAGGAGCTCGACGAACTCGACGAGGACGTCGAGGCGGAAGCCGAGGAGCTCCTCGACGAGATGGAAGAGGCCGACGAGGCCGACGCGGACGAGGAGGCTGAGGAATAA
- the rpmC gene encoding 50S ribosomal protein L29 — MAILYTEEIRDMTPAEREAELEELETELLNTRAVQAAGGAPENPGRVSELKKTIARIKTIQQEEGDLDDE; from the coding sequence ATGGCGATCCTCTACACCGAAGAGATCCGCGACATGACGCCCGCCGAGCGCGAAGCCGAGCTCGAAGAGCTCGAGACGGAGCTGCTCAACACGCGGGCCGTCCAGGCCGCCGGCGGCGCCCCGGAGAACCCGGGCCGCGTCAGCGAGCTGAAGAAGACGATCGCGCGGATCAAGACGATCCAGCAGGAAGAAGGCGACCTCGACGACGAGTAA